The following proteins are encoded in a genomic region of Corylus avellana chromosome ca4, CavTom2PMs-1.0:
- the LOC132178007 gene encoding 2-oxoglutarate-dependent dioxygenase 19-like: MTGLKSHDNHILMQQLLPIALRGSLPGNVVRPLVEMGTFIWGICSTTLTLDDLYRLQSEVVSNGKCKSNVHREVVNKKATRISLDIVNGPPLDTVIGPSPELVKKESSQPKYIEIKYKDYLGLHQSNKLYGKASLDRIRISNDVM; encoded by the exons ATGActggtttgaagagtcatgacaatcacatACTGATGCAACAACTTCTACCTATTGCTTTACGTGGTTCATTGCCAGGTAACGTGGTCAGACCTTTGGTTGAGATGGGAACATTCATCtggggcatatgttcaactaCGCTGACACTAGATGATTTGTACCGACTCCAAAGTGAA GTTGTGAGTAATGGGAAGTGCAAGAGCAATGTACATCGAGAAGTAGTTAACAAGAAAGCTACAAGGATTTCTCTGGACATTGTGAATGGGCCACCACTCGACACCGTTATCGGCCCATCACCAGAGTTGGTGAAGAAGGAAAGCAGCCAACCAAAATACATTGAGATCAAATATAAAGATTACTTGGGACTTCACCAAAGCAACAAGCTTTATGGTAAAGCCAGCTTGGATCGCATACGGATTTCCAATGATGTTATGTAA
- the LOC132178008 gene encoding uncharacterized protein LOC132178008, with protein MELFREALEDCYLNDLGYVGSRYSWSNKHQDGGFTKERLHKAIANQSWCDLFQTVCVHVLAAQTSDHKPLIVSCGISAWEESGLDSSPIQGARKKLEQCQTDLRGWNKRKFWKTEEEVRKKSKQREALQGRENSYNQEEI; from the exons ATGGAGTTGTTTCGAGAGGCATTGGAAGATTGCTACCTTAATGATCTGGGTTATGTGGGATCTCGCTACAGTTGGTCCAACAAGCACCAAGATGGGGGATTTACTAAAGAACGACTTCATAAAGCCATTGCAAACCAAAGTTGGTGCGATCTTTTCCAAACGGTATGCGTACATGTGTTGGCTGCTCAGACATCTGACCACAAACCGTTGATCGTCTCTTGTGGCATATCAG CTTGGGAGGAGAGTGGACTTGATAGTAGCCCTATACAGGGGGCGAGGAAGAAACTTGAGCAATGCCAAACTGATTTACGAGGCTGGaacaagagaaaattttggaaaaccGAAGAGGAGGTGAGGAAGAAATCGAAGCAACGTGAAGCTCTCCAGGGCCGAGAGAATTCCTACAACCAGGAGGAAATCTGA